The genome window CCGTTGTCGGAACGGATGTGCTCGGGAGCACCGTGCTTGGCGATGGCTTTGTCCAAGGCCGCGACGATGTCGGCTGACTTCAGCCCGCGAGCCACCGTCAGGCTGATGCACTGGCGGGTAAACTCGTCGATCAGACTGAGCACCCGCAGAGGCGCTCCATTGTCGGTGCGATCCGCCACGAAGTCCCAACTCCACACGTGCCGCGGATGCGTCGCCGCGGTCGGGATCTTGCCGGTGGACTTGCCCTGACGCCGTTGCCGGGGGCGCGGCGGCTTCACGCCCAGCCCTTCAGCCCGGCGTACCTTTTGTACCAGCTTGCGGCTGACCTGCCAGCCTTCGTTGGCCAGCAGCGCTCGTACGCGACGATAACCGTAGCGCGGGTTGGTCCGGCTCACCGCGATGATCGCACGCACGAGGCGAACCATCTTGTCGGTGGCGGTTTTAGCCCGGTAGCAGAAGCTCGACCAGTGCAGACGAAGATACCGACAGGCGGCCCGTAACGAGCACGTTCCCGACTCGGCCACCTCGCGCACCGCTTCGCGCTTGTGCCCCGGGCTTACCATTTTTTTGCGTTTACCTGCTCCAGTACTTTGATGTTCAAAAGCTGGTCGGCCACCAGTTTCTTCAGCTCGGCGTTCTCGCGCTCAAGCTCCTTCAGACGCTTCACATCGCGCAGCTCCATCTGTCCGTACTTGCTCTTCCAACGATGGAAGCTCGCTTTGCTCACATTGTGCTCGCGGCAAACATCGTCCACGCTGCGGCCTTCGTCTGCCTCGCGCAGGAGCGCCACGATTTGCTCTTCGGTGTATCTCTTTCGTTTCATACTTCTGGTCGGGTTCTACCCGCCAGGGTCTCAAACGCAATGGTACGATTCTAGGAGGTCACGCCAGGGGCAGGTCGCTGCTCCAAACGTGTTTATTTGTTTTCGACTGAAAAAAGGCTACTCAGATACCTTTTTTCAGAACTGCTTCGAGCAGAATATGCACGGGAAACAGCTTGCCAAGCACATCACAAGCGGAGCACGCAGCAATGGCCTGCTGAATATCAGCAGAGGACGTTTCTTTGGCGTTGAAATCCCAACCCCTCTCCCTTCCGAACAACAGAAAATTGCCGACTGCTTAGCTTCGTTGGACGAGTTGATCGCTGCCGAAAGCGAGCAACTCGACGCACTCAAGGCCCACAAAAAGGGCCTCATGCAGCAACTCTTTCCCCGCGAAGGCGAAACCACCCCCCGCCTGCGCTTCCCCGAATTCAAAGACACTAGCAAGTGGGCAGCGAAAGCTATCGGCAGTCTATGTAAGACATTTAGCGGAGGCACTCCCAGCACATCGAATCCAAACTACTACGGAGGAGAGATTCCTTTTATTAGATCAGCGGAAATCGGTAAAAACCAAACAGAGCTATTTTTAACTAACGATGGGCTCATAAATTCTGCAGCGAAACTCATAGATAGAGGAGATGTCTTGGTGGCATTGTATGGGGCCAATAGTGGGGATGTTTCACTTGCAAAAATTAATGGAGCTATAAACCAAGCGATACTTTGTTTAAAATCAAAAGCCTGCAATGGCTACATTTACCAATACCTTAGCTTTCAGAAGGACTGGATTACCTCGACCTATCTTCAAGGTGGGCAAGGGAACCTGTCAGGCGAGATAATAAAATCCATTGAGATTCCGATTCCGTCTCTCCATGAGCAACAACGTATCGCCAATTGCCTTTCCTCTCTTGACGATCAGATCGCCGTACAATCCGAAAAAGTGGATGCACTCAAGGAGCATAAGAAGGGACTGCTGCAACAGCTATTTCCAATCCCGGAGGAAATTGACGCATGAGCGCAGCCACCTTCACCGGACTGGATACACTGGCGACCCACTTGCGGCAGGAGGACAAGAAATATACCCTCCTGTATGCCTACAACGGGACGGGCAAGACGCGCCTTTCAACAGCCTTCAAGGACCTCGGGAAACAGGGAGATGAACGGGACACCCTCTATTTTAATGCCTTCACCGAGGACCTCTTCTCTTGGGACAACGATCTGGATGGCGACAGCGAGCGGGTCTTGAAAATAAACTCGGACTCCAGCTTCTTTGACGGGCTTCAAGAGGTGGAAATGGATAACCGCATCCGTCCCTTTTTGGACCGCTACGCGGACTTCGACTTCAAAATAGACACAGACGCCTGGGTCGTCCGCTTTTCCAGAGAAGTCATTGTCGGGGATACCACTGAGGTCATTGACAACATCAAGGTATCCCGTGGAGAGGAAAATATTTTCATCTGGTGCTTCTTCCTGGCCATAGTTCAACTCGTCATCGACGACGATGGCTCTGGGGCGTACAACTGGGTCAAATACATCTATATCGACGACCCGATTTCCTCTCTCGACGAGCACAACGCCATCACTGTGGCGAGTAATCTGGCCCAACTGCTCAAGCAGTCGGACCGTAATCTCAGGACAGTCATTTCAACCCACCACACGCTGTTTTTTAACGTGCTGTGCAACGAATTGACCCGCGCCCAGAAGTACTTCCTGAGTTGCGACAGGCAAACCGGCAGTTATGTCCTTCGCGAAACAGGGAATACCCCGTTCTTTCACCATGTCGCAGCGTTGGCCCAGCTCTACGAGGCGGAAAGGAGCGGGCAACTCTATACCCACCATTTCAACATGCTGCGCTCGATTCTGGAAAAAACGGCGAGCTTTCACGGCTACCAGAACTTTTCCGCCTGCCTAAAACGAGACGATGACGATGAAGACGGGGTCCTTCATACACGTCTCGTGAACATTCTCAGCCACAGCAATTATTCTCTGTACGAGCCGCAGGAAATGCTGGAGGAAAATAAACGCTATTTCAGAAAAATCCTGCACGACTTCATTACCCGATACCCCTTTAATCCTGACCTATTTCCCAGCGAAACTGAAGCGCCACAAGCATCATGACCGACCAAGACCAAAGAAAACTGGGCAAAATCCTCTGGGACATAGCCGACCAACTGCGCGGGGCCATGAACGCGGACGACTTCCGCGACTATATGCTGTCCTTTCTCTTTCTGCGCTACCTCTCGGACAACTACGTGGCGGCAGCCCAAAAGGAACTGGGGACGGACTACCCGGATAACAGCGATCAGCCCGGCACATCCCCCCTGCAAATCTGGTACGAGTGCAATCTGGATGACGCCCCTGAATTTGAGAAGCAGATGCGCCGCAAAGTCCATTACGTGATCGAGCCCCGCTATCTGTGGAGCAACATTGCCGAAATGGCCCGCACTCACGACGATGAACTGCTCAACAACCTGCAGGCGGGCTTTAGTTATATCGAGAACGAGTCCTTCCAAAGCACCTTCCAAGGATTGTTCTCCGAGATCAACTTGGCTTCGGAGAAGCTGGGCCGTGACTATCTCCAGCGCAATGCCAAGCTCTGCACCATCATCACAAAGATTGCCGAAGGGCTGATGGAGTTCTCCACCGATTCGGATACACTGGGCGATGCCTATGAATATCTGATTGGTCAGTTTGCAGCCGGTTCTGGCAAGAAAGCAGGGGAATTCTACACGCCGCAGCAGATTTCAAGAATCCTCTCTGGCATCGTTACGCTCGACAGCCAGGAGCCTTCAACCGGCCCCAAAGAGCACCTGGAGAGTGTTATGGACTTTGCATGCGGCTCTGGTTCGCTGTTGCTCAATGTACGAAACCGCATGGGACCGCATGGCATTGGCAAAATATATGGGCAGGAGAAGAATATCACCACCTATAACCTTGCCCGTATGAACATGCTTCTCCATGGGGTGAAGGATTCTGAATTTGAAATCTTCCACGGCGATACCCTGACAAACGACTGGGAGTTTCTGAGGGAACTTAACCCGGCCAAGAAACCCTATTTCGATGCGGTTGTCGCCAATCCTCCTTTCAGCTATCGCTGGACCCCCAATGAGGCATTAGGCGAAGACGTACGCTTCAAAAACTACGGTCTGGCCCCTAAATCCGCCGCTGATTTCGCCTTTCTCCTGCATGGCTTCCACTTCCTCAAAGAGGAAGGTGTCATGGCCATCATTCTCCCTCATGGTGTGCTCTTCCGGGGAGGTGCGGAAGCACGAATCCGCCATAAGCTACTGACAGATGGTCACATCGACACGATTATCGGACTGCCTCCCAACCTGTTTTTTTCAACCGGTATCCCTGTCTGTATTCTTGTTCTCAAGAAGTGCAAGAAGCCCGATGACGTCCTCTTCATCAACGCCGCAGAACACTTCGAAAAAGGCAAACGCCAGAATCGTTTGGCTGAAGAGCATATCGAGAAGATCATCGACACCTACAAGTATCGCAAGGAGGAGGAGCGCTACTCACGCCGAGTCGAGATGGATGAGATTGAGGGCCATGGCTACAATCTCAATATTTCTCGCTACATAAGCACAGCCATTCCCGAGCCAGAGATTGATCTGAAGACGGTAAATAAGGATCTCGTGTCGTTTGATAAGAAAATTCGTGCGGCACGCGACAAGCACAATGCTTTCCTCAAAGAACTTGGACTACCGCCGTTGCCCGGGGAATAAATGATCATACCGAGCAGAGTTTTCCCCAGCTCAATCTCTGCTCGTTCCAATCCTCTTGAGCCGCGATCTGGATGACCTCTCTAGCGCTGATGGGATCGCGGCCCTTGACGGTCTTGGGAAGGAAGAGGATTTCCTCCTGGATATCCGGGGCCAAGTTGAGCAGGCCCATAATCTGAGACATGCGGGCGCGGGTGACGTGGCCGAGGCGGGCCAATTCGGCGTAGTCCTTAACTACCCCATCCCGCAGGAGGCGGTCGAAGCGGATGGCCAGTGCCATCAGCTTGGAGATACGGGGGATGCTGCCAACCTCGACCGGGGCAGGGGCCTTGCCGCGCTTCATGCGAATCCGCCCCTTGTCCGAGGTGCGGCAGTGAAAATCCAAAACCAGCGTGCTCATGAATTACCTTCGTTCAACAGGGTTCGTATGCCTGAGGGCCGGAACTGGATGGCCAATTTCCCGGCCTCCGAATCCACCAATATCTTTTCGATGACCAATTCGACGAGCCGTGTGCGCTCGCGGGGAGCCATCTCATTCCAGCAGGGGTCGAAACTCGCCATTGCGGCGAGCAATTCCTCCCTCTGGGCGGGCTGGTCGAAGGCATCCGTTTCCTCCAGCACAGCCTGCTGTAACTCGGAGTCTTTGCCCATCTGGCGGATGTTCTCCACCACGAAGGATTCGATTTCGCTGGCCGGAAACGATGCCCCCGCACAGGTCTCCCAGCCTTCTTTCGCCGCCTGCGTGCTGACGTAGTAGCGGTAGAGGCGGTTGCCCTTCTTGGTGAAGGTGTGGGCCATGGCGTAACCGGTCTTGGCGTCATAAAGCAGGCCCTTCAGGAGCGCCCCATGCTTGTTGCGGACATTCCCTCCCCGACTGCGCCGGTTGCGGTCCAGCAGGGACCGCACCTTGGCAAAAACGCCATCGTCGATGATCGCCGGATGCTCACCTTCGGTCAGTTCGCTTCCGGCCCGGATTTTGCCCAAGTAAAGCGGGTTGGTCAGCAGGCTGTAGAGACGGGGCTTGTTGAAGGGCTGCCCGCCCATTCTGCGGCCACTGCCAGAAATCCAGGCCTTGGTCAGCCAGCCGTGCTGGCGGCAGGCCTGCACCACCGGGAGCACCGCTTCATGTCGAATATACAACTCGTAGATCTGGCGGACGGTCACGGCCTCATCGGTATTCAATGCCAATTTTTTATCTTTGCCGATGTCGTAGCCGAGCACCGGGTAGCCTCCGGTCCATTTGCCTTTCTTGCGGGCGGCAACAATCTTGTCGCGGGTACGCTCGGCTATAATCTCGCGCTCGAACTGGGCGAAGGACAGCAGGATGTTGAGCGTCAGCCGTCCCATCGAGTTCTTGGTATTGAACTGCTGGGTCACCGACACGAAGGAGCAATTGTGCTTTTCGAGAAGTTCTATGATACGGGCGAAGTCCAGTAGGCTACGGGAAAGACGGTCAATTTTATAGACCACGATGCAGTCCACCTCATCGTCCTCGACAGCCCGGAGCAGTTTCTGGATGCCGGGGCGGTCCATGTTGCCGCCGGTGAAGCCACCGTCGCTGAACTCGTCCGGCAAGGCCACCCAGCCCTCGTGGCGCTGGCTGGCGATGAAAGCCTCTGCAGCTTCTCGCTGGGCATCGAGCGTGTTGAACTCCTGATCCAACCCTTCGGTCACGGACTTGCGCGTGTAGATCGCGCAGCGTACCGGCTTCGCGGCAGTGGAAGATTCAGCCTTCATGGGTACCTCCCTTTTGGCGCAATCCGAAGAACTGGAAGCCGTTCCAACGCGTGCCGGTGATATGGGTGGCGAGTGCGGAGAGGGACTCAAAAACCTCGCCGCCACACTCGAATCCGTTGTCGAGGACCATCGCCCGGATGACCTGCCCCTTATATCTGCGTTTCAATACAGTTCCGGGCATCGGCAGGCGGGGGTCGCGGCCCGGCTGGACGGTAGCCGTAACCATGCGTTCCGTGTTCAGCGTCGTGGTCACTTGGCGCGGGGCGCGAATGCGCAAATCCGCGTCGTTGGCAATCTCTTCGGCGCGGCGGCGGGCGCGTGCCGAAAGGTCTCCCTCGGCAAGCGCCTGAATGCGCCAGGCCACCCGCTTACGCAGGAACTGCTTATTGCGGGTTCGGGCAATTTCCCCGAACACCTCCAGGTAGCGTTCCCGCAACTGGCCCACACTCATGTCCTCCAGCACGGCGATTGCGTCTCTTGTTTTTGCGTTCATAGTTTCTTCTCCTTCAAGGGGTTAAGTGTTAATCAACGGGACGCATGGACGCTCTCTTTCGGATCTATATCCAGCTTATTATGAGCAACTTGAGACAATTTTCCCTCGGCGTGGAGACGCCGGAGCGCCCCGAGGAAAAGGTCGCGGATTTCCAAAAAACGCTCCTCAGGCGTCAGTTCCGCAACATGGCCGTAGATCCGGGGTGACTTCATACCCATTCGGGATCTGTCAACCACATGAATGGTAGTTCCGAGGAGCGCACGGCCCGGACACAAAACAGGCCGAAATGCTGGGGGCATTCCGGCCTGTAGAGAGATGAGAACGCGATTGCTCAGAACAACCGGCTGCCAGTGGAGACGGCCTTCACGCCGAAGACGAAGCCAGCGACCATGCGGACCGTACTCCAGAACTCCGGTCCCTGGACAAAGCCCTGAGCCTGCGTGACGATCTTGCCGCCGCCGAAGGTGATCAGGCCCCAGAGCATGGAGAAAGGTTCCTCGTCGCTGACGATCTGGGTGGGCATGTCCATCCAACCGGCGATGAACGGCAGCAGGAACGCCGCCACGATCACGATGATGGCCAGCGTAGCAGTGAGCCAAGGCTGAGTGCGCTTGGCGGCGTCGTTGGCGTTGGCATTGTTCAGCTCCGCATTCTTGCGGGCCTGTTCGTTGTTGGAAATCGCCACATCGCGCAACGTGGTGATGAAGCCCTGACCGAGCTTGAAGACTTCGGAAACTCCCTGAAAGAGTCCGCCTGCGACGGCGCTTGCCGCCATTTCCGTTATGACCGGGTCCATAATGTTCCTTGGGTTGAAGTTACTCCTCGGGCTCGCTGTCAACCGGCGGCTCCGGTTCGGGGATCTCCAGCAGCAGGACGGGGGCAATGGCAATGTCCTGTTCCTTGGCGATGGTGTAGGAGGTGGACTTGAAGTAATGCGTGCTGCTTTGAACAAAGGCGTCCTTGCGCAGCACATGCAGGTGCTCACGTCGGATAAGGAACGCCCGCTCCCCGATTTCGTAGTCCACGGCCAGTGTGCCGAAGCGCCCGCGCCGAAGGTTGGTCAGCGTCGCGGTGCCGTCCGCGCCCACCACGTAGCCTTCGACAGACAGGATTTCATCACCGAGAAACATGAGCACGGTGTCGGCGTCGGCCTGCTCCGGCGTTTGCGTGGCCAGCGTGGCCCGGTCAACGGCGTGGGCGTCAATCACGGCATCCACCCCATCTTCGAGCAAATCGGCCGTCAGCGTGCCGGTGACGGCGAAGAACCGCGCTTGTGAGAGGAAGGCATAGCTCAGGTCGTCGGCGGAATGAAAAACGTTGTAGCCGGTGATGAGGCTGTGCTCCCGAGCGCCCAGGTGCGCGAGGGCAACCTCCGGTTCCACTACACCCGATAACTCGGCGGGCAGGATGAACATCGCCTCGAAGGGCATGGGGTCGGCGTCGTAAGTCGGCTGCTCGGGCGGCGTGTAGGGAGCGGGCGTGACTCCGGAGACCTGGTTCGCCACGTCGAGCACGAATTGAAGCTCCAATTCGGCGTCGTCGCTGCGGCGGTGGGCAATACCTGTCACCCGGCAGTTGAGCAGGTAGTTCGCCTGCGGAAAGGGACGCAGGCGGATCGGGTCGCCGGGATTGAGCCCAATGCCCTTCGAGTAATGCACCATGACCTTGCCGCCAACTTCGGGCAGCGCGGCTCGTCGTCCCCCCTTGGCCACTTGGGAGTTGGCGACGCTTTGACGGGTGATCCAGCGCTGCTGGAACGTGACCGGCTCCTGCGTACCGTTGAGGGCATGAGCGGCGGCATCGTGGTGGATGGCGACCGATTCTTTGAACTCACGGTCCCGGTCTGTGTACACGAGGCGCGTCTCGCTGCTCACCTGGCTGAAGGCGTCGCTGTCGATTTCGGGAAAATCGGTCTGGTCAGCGGTGTCGATGATCAGCGCATTCGTAAAATCCACCTGCAGCGAGGCCGAGCCGAAGCGATACTTGCCGTTTTTTTGGTAGAGGAATCCGTCAAAATAACCGAGTATTTCTGCGAGGGATTGCGGAAGGGATTGGGCGTTGTTGATGAGGGGCGAGATGCCCATGTCGGCCTCGACGAGTTTCGCAGAGGTCTCTTCGCCACTGCCGTCGAAGTCGGACAGGTAGATGCCGAGGCCGTAGCGCGGGTGGGTGGCCAACTCGATAGCCGCGTGGATGGGACACACGTCCCCGGAAAGGTCCGGATTGGCGTAACCGGGGATGACCGTGCGGCGCGTGACGACGAACTCGACCTGCGGGGCGCTAGTTCGGTCGCGTCCAAAGATGAGCGGATCGAAAACAACGTAGCACTGCCCCCGGTAAGCCGGATGGCCCAGTGGCTCCAGCAGCGAATCGGCCAACTGGCTGTCGCTGCCCCAGTAGAACCGGGCCTGTCCGTAATTGGGAAGCGTGATGAACGCGAACTGTCCGGCCACGGCGGTAAGGGGGCCTTCCCAGACCTTCACCGTGTCGATGTAGATGGCGTGCAACGCATCCACCGGCCCGCTGCAAATCGCCCCGGCCAGCCCCGCCTGATAGGTATAGCCCACCGTGGCAGTGGACGTGCTGTTCTTGCCGCTCTGGTAAGTGGTCGTGATAGGAATGGCCTGCGGATTGATGGCGGGCGTGATCCAAGTCAGGCTCAGGCGCACGGTGCCCGCCGCCCACGGGAGCGGACGGGCCTCTTCGTTGGTGGCGACTCGCTCGGCCTGGACATTGGTCAGGCTCTGGACCGGCGCGGGCACCGCCTGCGTGCTGCGAAAGAGGAAGCTCATCGTTCCATCAGGCGGTAAACGGCATCCTTACGCCGGGCATAGGTCGGATCGTCCAACTGGCCGAAGGTGGTTCCCAGCCCGCGTATCGAGTGGATGAATACGGGCGGGGTGACCATCATCCCGAGGTGATGCGGGGCGCGGCCCATCATAAACGTCACGAGGTCGCCGGGCATGAGCGGCTCACCATCATCCAGCCGGAGGCAATTGGGGATGCTCTCCAGGTATCCCCGCAGTTGAGAATCCTCCCGGTGCGCAGTGGCATCCAGCGTGTAGCAGGGCGGCTTCAGTTCGTGAGGGAAGCCGCAGTCGGTGGCCAGTTGATGCACGAGATGCACGCAATCGCAACCGCCCTGGCACACTCCCTGAAACGGCACGAAGGGCGTGCCGATCCAGCGCCGGGCTTCCGCTTCCAGCGCTTTCACACGTTCCGCATTTTTAAAGAAGGGTCTCATGATAGTAAGGGGGGCAGCGGCCTTTCTGGCCGCGATGGGGCACAGCCCCATCACGATCCGAAGGATCGAGGGTCGTAGGGCTGCGCCCTACTTCTTGCCACCGCCGGAGGCAGTGCTGGCGAGAGGCATGGCTTTGAGGGTCGGATTTTCGTAGGGGATGAACGGGTGACCACCGTAATTGACGAAGTTGTCAAATCGCTGACGGCAGCAATCAGGAGTGCGGTCACAGCCGGGCCAAGCCGAGCAGGCATCCCCGGTTAGCGAGGTGCGCAGGGAGGCGTTGAGGTAGAGCCGATGGCGGGTCTCAGAGAGGATTTCGGCATAGCGGATGGTGCGGACCTCGACCTGCGGGGCGGTGCCGATTTCGAGATAGCCGCCCGCCAGCCAGTCGGCGGCTTTGTCCGCGAGGGCGGCAGACTCAAAGTAGATACTCCCGCCGTCCGTGTCGATGGCTTCAATGGTGCCGGTCAGCCGATAGGTGGCCGAAGGCACGCGGCAGGTGGAACCGTCGAATAACTGGTAGTTGCAACGGGTTTGGAGGAAGAAGCGCGGGACGCGCTTTTCACCGTAAGAAAGCGGACTCACCGCCTTGGCTTTGAGCGTGTAGCCCTGCCGAGTGACGGATTCGATGATGCCCCGGAACAGGATGGCCGGGGCCTCCAGCACGAGGCCGGTGGCTTCATCGACGTGGGCGAGGCTCAAGACGACACCGGTAGGCTGGCCGATATGGATGGGCAGCCAATCCTCGAAGGGATTCCCCTCCCAGGCGAAGAGTTCGAGGTTCAGCTTGTCGGTGTCGCCCTCGGTGGAGACGGACAGGCCGCTGTGGTCGATGGGGACCGGCTGCCAGATGACGCCACTGTTGACTGGCGTGTCGTGGCTCGTCAGGTGCAGGGAGTAGATGTCGCGCACCCCATAGCGGCGGGTGATGCGGTAGAGATAGACCGGGTGGCGGGTGGCGAGCGAGTTGGGGGCGGCGTATTCCTCGGTCAGTTCGATACCAGTGAAGCGGATGCGGGCATGGTTGTCGGCCTCGAAGTCGTATTCAATCTCGTCACTGGAAAGCCGCACCAAGAGCAGGCGCGAGACCTGCCAACAGTCCGCGTTGGCGGGCAAGGCTTCGTCGAGCATAACCTGTGAGCGCGTGGCGAAGGCGGTGGATTCGACGAGCAGGATCTTTCTAAAAACGTACTGGCCGTCCAACGAACGGAATGCGAGGTGCTTCCCTTTCAGGTGCGACCAGTCGGAGAAGGTGGATGTGTCGATGAACACGGTGGCCGACGCACTCAGTACCGTCACATCCTCTGCGCCGGTCGCCAGCCAAAAGGCTTTGAAGCGCCCGCTTCGGGCCGCGAAGAACGCCTCCACCGCATCAAGGGCGTCAGCGTCCGGGGCCACGCTGACGATTTGCAGACGCTCCTGTGTATTGGCCTGCACCGGCATAGCAGGTTGGGCTCCAAAGCCGATGTCGGTGACTTCCGGTTCGTAGTTCAACGTCCGGCGTATCGACTCGCCCAAGTCGGCCACCAGAGGAAAGACGGGAAGGTCGAGATAGTTCATCGCAGGCCTAAGAGGGTAAAAATGTCGTTGAGGTAAGTCTGGGCCGTGCGTCCCGAAGGGATGCCCACTTCATAGAGGACATACTGCGTGGACAGCGCCGGGCCAAGGTCGGCGTAATTGCCCGCGCCCGTGACAGCGGAGGCCAGGTGAGCGTTGAAGGCCTCGTTGTCGTCCTCCCAACCGCTTTCGGTGGGATCGACCGAATACACCTTGCAGCGGGAAAACTCACGACGGGCGTATTCCGTTTGAAAATTGTTGTAGTCGGTGGTGAACGAACTGGTCGGCTCGTTCTCCGGGACGCGCGGTACGCGGTGGTAGCCGCTACTGGCCTCGTTGATGAAGGCGAGCGAAACGTAACGGGCGGCTTCCTCGCCGGAGACATGGTATGCCAGTCGGTCCAGCCAGCGCTCGCTTGACCAGTTCTGGACACGCACGAAGTGGTCGGCCTTTTCCTGGTCGCCTCCGTAGATCACATCTCGCAGGAGCACCTTCAGGTCATTGGCGGCGGCGGTAACGTTGGGCACGTCGGCATCCATGCTGCCAGAGGTGTCGATGAAGAACAGGAAGTAGAGGTTGGCCAAAATCGAAAGCCAGTTGCTTTCGGTGTCCGTTTCGGTGAAGACAAACTCCGCACTGATCGCTTCCAGAGGGGTCGCGCCCTTGAAGCTGATTTCAAAGGCCCGGCCACTGCCTCCGATTAATTCTGTATCCACGGATTCGATACGGCCAAGATCGAGGGGCACGATCACCTCGCCCTCCACGCACGGGAGCGCTTCCTCCAGCGTGAGTATGGGGCCGGAGACCGAAGCGATCTTCGCGGCAGCGAAGATGTCCCCGAAGGGCCTGGCCGTCCCGACCCATTGCCCGACAGTCATGTTGGCAGAAGCACGTTCCAGCGTGACGGTATTCCCCGCCACTTGTGCGACAATCTGCTCCCTCCCCCACCGGGGCACGGCGGCTTGGGCCGACTCCTGCGCAGCCCGAATAACAGCCTCTACCGCGAAAGTCCGGGCAGCGGTATCGGTGGTGATGGTGTAGTTGCCGCTTCGGCGCGGCTGGGTGAACCATGCGGCGCGTTCCTCCAATCCGGTCACGCCCTCGGCCACCGACGAGCGGTGCGCCTGCCGGTGTTTTAGCGCGAACGACCAGTCCGGCGCAAAGGGAACCAAGGTGTGGTTGTCGAGAAGCATGGTCTTAGCCGGGGATGCCGAGCCTGAGTTTGTTGCGGCTCATGATGTCGAGGACGACGGCTTCGCCCTCGGAGGTTTCGAGGAAACGGCGCAGGTCGTTGCGGGTGCCGGTGACGGCGATGTTCACTTGCCCACTCGCCTGCGACTGCGTAGGTGTCGAGGTCATGCTATCTGCGAAGCCGCCCTCGGCAAAACCGGGCAGGCTCGGGAGTGTGGGACGGTTGACCCGCAACTGCCCCACGAGGTTGTCAAAGTAGGCCGGTCCCTGACGGGCAACCACGTCGGCGGGCACCACGAACTCACC of Ruficoccus amylovorans contains these proteins:
- a CDS encoding phage BR0599 family protein codes for the protein MNYLDLPVFPLVADLGESIRRTLNYEPEVTDIGFGAQPAMPVQANTQERLQIVSVAPDADALDAVEAFFAARSGRFKAFWLATGAEDVTVLSASATVFIDTSTFSDWSHLKGKHLAFRSLDGQYVFRKILLVESTAFATRSQVMLDEALPANADCWQVSRLLLVRLSSDEIEYDFEADNHARIRFTGIELTEEYAAPNSLATRHPVYLYRITRRYGVRDIYSLHLTSHDTPVNSGVIWQPVPIDHSGLSVSTEGDTDKLNLELFAWEGNPFEDWLPIHIGQPTGVVLSLAHVDEATGLVLEAPAILFRGIIESVTRQGYTLKAKAVSPLSYGEKRVPRFFLQTRCNYQLFDGSTCRVPSATYRLTGTIEAIDTDGGSIYFESAALADKAADWLAGGYLEIGTAPQVEVRTIRYAEILSETRHRLYLNASLRTSLTGDACSAWPGCDRTPDCCRQRFDNFVNYGGHPFIPYENPTLKAMPLASTASGGGKK